In Primulina eburnea isolate SZY01 chromosome 3, ASM2296580v1, whole genome shotgun sequence, one DNA window encodes the following:
- the LOC140825182 gene encoding uncharacterized protein → MVAGKSPEWLPPGFTEKIKVKDGRKIKVYTDTSTRNKFYSRPAVIRFLGTENQSDTPAKKIKLKVEDESSLKSEFSPQSQLEVEDELSSKSVISPQRMPIASSGCNSERKNKGKHSFQMVACESESADGIPPGWIVEIKTSKYGNKIRNDRYYIDPNSGYIFSSKKDVIRYLENGDISNCATRPKKIESDDLQLIKNEIHSSYQDYKLSGHIETEQLLAPGESDSGGESSSAKSLEAPDAKISEPTQDNSARSLQDNESCENSNEDAEMKIGTVPAEENESRESSMKDAEKKIDAELTKEMKATDQALAKTDSHSHQNLPSSGIEKQAEEAPVSSRKSKKRKGIILPSRVSKRLAGCKAEIQSDLVPSKQALRVAAKKSPSSEVKTLPSSSFETVADIPLSSCVSPSKEIATLPIVVNETPQEIEPVKNVENPLVEKEAIRVEKQADDNARSQEWQLCFRFGNSWPDPCLEFAFKTLTEIIPYEETLAFSGCFRELSSIPCNQSNEFSKPLDSDVPGVFQSEIPAHSEPLKHKGVLDLSRDKNIRFGVSSQQSSSEVRNKDCAILPVSETEKLTPKAPGSLRKSEKRDDLSLASQTLGKLAWSGIATTHEFVGEKTLQQVVALDKVNKPLLENQAIPDDKHKPKDNAIAEESQLCYKFGSSWSDPCLDFAFKTLTGEISVEESFAFSGRFGNQSGVPYNQSKDPIKPSGTVVPTIFHNEIPRHSEQLKKNNEVHVLPGNNISFPAYSGLSSRQSSSDARNMEYQTKVSLRK, encoded by the exons GTGTATACCGATACATCAACCAGAAACAAATTTTATTCTAGGCCAGCTGTTATTCGATTCCTCGGAACTGAAAATCAGAGTGACACTCCCGCCAAAAAAATTAAG CTTAAAGTCGAGGATGAGTCCTCTTTGAAGTCCGAATTTTCTCCGCAAAGCCAGCTTGAAGTTGAGGATGAGCTTTCTTCAAAGTCTGTAATTTCTCCACAAAGGATGCCTATAGCTAGTTCAGGGTGCAACTCTGAAAGGAAGAACAAGGGGAAGCATTCTTTCCAGATG GTTGCCTGTGAGAGTGAATCAGCTGACGGAATACCTCCCGGATGGATAGTAGAGATCAAGACAAGTAAATATGGAAATAAGATTAGAAATGATCGG TACTACATAGATCCAAACAGTGGTTACatattttcttcaaaaaaagATGTCATTCGTTACCTGGAAAATGGGGATATCAGTAACTGCGCGACCAGGCCAAAGAAAATAGAGAGTGACGATCTCCAATTGATTAAGAATGAAATCCAT TCATCATATCAAGATTATAAGTTGTCCGGTCACATTGAAACAGAACAACTTTTAGCTCCTGGAGAATCAGATTCAG GTGGCGAAAGCTCGAGTGCAAAAAGCCTGGAAGCACCAGATGCTAAGATCTCTGAACCAACGCAAGATAATAGTGCTCGTAGTCTTCAAGACAATGAATCATGTGAAAATTCAAACGAGGATGCCGAAATGAAAATTGGCACGGTACCAGCTGAAGAAAATGAATCACGTGAAAGTTCAATGAAGGATGCTGAAAAGAAAATAGACGCTGAACTAACCAAAGAGATGAAAGCAACTGATCAAGCACTAGCTAAAACAGATTCTCATTCCCACCAAAATCTTCCTTCGAGTGGGATCGAAAAACAAGCAGAAGAAGCTCCGGTGAGCTCAAGAAAATCCAAGAAAAGAAAGGGTATAATCTTGCCATCAAGAGTGTCGAAAAGGCTTGCAGGGTGCAAAGCTGAGATTCAGTCCGACTTGGTTCCAAGCAAACAAGCACTTAGAGTTGCTGCTAAGAAATCCCCCAGCAGtgaagttaaaacattaccGAGTTCTTCTTTTGAAACTGTAGCTGATATTCCTTTGTCTTCATGTGTATCACCTTCAAAAGAGATTGCAACACTTCCAATTGTAGTCAATGAAACTCCTCAAGAAATCGAGCCAGTGAAAAATGTTGAAAACCCTCTAGTAGAAAAGGAGGCTATTCGAGTTGAGAAGCAAGCAGATGACAACGCAAGATCACAAGAGTGGCAACTTTGTTTTAGATTTGGGAACTCTTGGCCTGATCCTTGTCTAGAATTTGCATTCAAGACTCTTACAGAGATAATACCTTATGAGGAAACACTCGCATTTTCAGGTTGCTTCAGAGAACTGTCCAGCATACCATGCAATCAATCGAATGAATTCTCCAAACCATTAGATTCTGATGTACCTGGTGTCTTTCAAAGTGAAATTCCGGCCCATTCAGAACCACTGAAGCATAAAGGGGTTCTTGATCTGTCTCGTGATAAAAATATCAGATTCGGTGTAAGTTCTCAACAATCTAGTTCTGAGGTAAGGAACAAGGATTGTGCAATCCTTCCCGTGAGTGAGACGGAGAAACTAACTCCTAAAGCCCCAGGGAGCTTAAGAAAATCCGAGAAAAGAGATGATCTAAGTTTGGCCTCACAAACATTGGGAAAGCTTGCCTGGAGTGGTATTGCTACAACACATGAATTTGTAGGCGAGAAAACACTTCAACAAGTTGTGGCATTGGACAAAGTCAATAAACCTCTGTTAGAGAACCAGGCTATCCCAGACGATAAGCATAAACCAAAGGACAATGCAATAGCCGAAGAATCGCAACTCTGCTACAAATTTGGGAGCTCTTGGTCCGATCCATGCCTAGATTTCGCATTCAAAACTCTTACAGGGGAAATTTCGGTGGAGGAAAGTTTTGCATTTTCAGGGCGCTTTGGAAATCAGTCCGGGGTACCTTACAATCAATCTAAAGATCCCATTAAACCATCAGGAACTGTTGTACCAACCATTTTTCATAATGAGATTCCTCGCCATTCGGAACAATTGAAGAAAAACAATGAAGTTCATGTGTTGCCAGGAAATAATATAAGCTTCCCGGCTTATAGTGGCTTGAGTTCTCGACAATCGAGCTCGGATGCGAGGAACATGGAGTACCAGACAAAGGTTAGTCTTAGAAAGTAG
- the LOC140828615 gene encoding pentatricopeptide repeat-containing protein At1g15510, chloroplastic-like has protein sequence MGLIIDPGCSWIEVKGKIHVFLSGDGSHPRITEITALLKGFYHKMKAAGIDDPRESYANEVEASKAEVFCGHSERLAAAFGLINSVPGMPICVTKNLCMCKGCHDTIKFMSTTYRREISVRDTERFHRFRDVSCLCGDEGYGKCFVNEIM, from the coding sequence ATGGGGCTGATAATTGATCCCGGTTGCAGTTGGATTGAAGTTAAAGGAAAGATCCACGTTTTCCTCAGTGGAGATGGTTCTCACCCTCGAATAACCGAAATAACGGCTCTGTTGAAGGGATTTTACCACAAAATGAAAGCTGCTGGTATTGATGATCCACGAGAAAGTTATGCAAATGAAGTCGAAGCTTCGAAAGCAGAGGTTTTCTGTGGTCATAGTGAGAGGTTAGCTGCTGCATTCGGGCTCATAAATAGTGTTCCTGGGATGCCTATTTGTGTAACGAAGAACTTGTGCATGTGCAAGGGCTGTCACGATACGATCAAATTCATGTCCACGACGTATAGGAGGGAAATTTCGGTAAGGGACACCGAGCGCTTCCATCGGTTTAGAGATGTGAGCTGCTTGTGTGGTGATGAAGGTTATGGAAAATGTTTTGTTAACGAAATTATGTGA